In Rutidosis leptorrhynchoides isolate AG116_Rl617_1_P2 chromosome 6, CSIRO_AGI_Rlap_v1, whole genome shotgun sequence, the DNA window ACGGTTGATGTTGGTTTGGTAACAGGAGTAAATCTTTTTGCTTGGGAACTTGGATGCTACGGGTAGGGCAACGTTAGATTCCTTTGGTTTGGGTTGAGTAACTTTGGGTTCGTTTGGTTTCAAGGATGTTTTTATCAGAGTCACCATTGACTTTGGAGAACCTCGTTCTTTTGGTTTGGGGTTAGAGGACCTTTTGGGTGGCGTATCCATGTGGACTTTTGGATTCATGGGGGATTTCCTTGTTGTCTGTGTAGACTTAGGAGGACTGTTGACTTTCGGTTTTGGAGCCTCCAGGGTCTTTGGTGTTTTACGCAAATCACTATTCGAGTACATTGAGGATTGGTACACTATGGGTTTGGGATTGGTCTTGGCAAAGGGCACCTTCTTTTTCTTAGTCTTGGGTGTAGACGTTGAAGCATTGGACAACTCAGATCTAGTGACTTGGGAACCAACTGACACTTTTAGTTTTGGAGTGTCAGTGGAGGTTAGCATGGTCTCAGTGCCAGGACAAATCTTGTATGATCCAGGTTTTGAATATATGGTCTTGGTTGCGAAGTCCATACTTTCCAGTGAATCACATTAGTCATGCAAGGTCTCATTCTCTTCCTTAAGTAGATTCACATGAGCTTTTAACTCCTGAATTTCTAAGACAAGGTCATCAATAGAAACTACAACAGAGTTTTAAAATCATAAGTGGGTTCTACTTTGGGAACTACAGGCATCTTCTCAATTGTTGCTAGAGTTTTCTTGTAAGTCTCACATTTAACCTGAAGATCTATGTTTTCTCGTTCTAGCCTATCAACAAATTGAGTAAGGTCAGTCTCAACATCCTGAGCTCCTAAAGAGACATATTCTTTCTCGGGTTGTGGTTCTACCTTAACTTCTGGAATCTTGGGTTGAGATTCTAAGAAGTGATCTAAAGATTTGGACCTAGATGATTCTAACTTGCGTTCAACAATGTCAAATTTGGTCAAAAGAGAATCACTAAAGTCTTTGAGTTCTTGTGCTAGACCTTCACAATTGATGGAGTCATTCACGGATTTTGGGTTTGATTCCCGTGATTCAGTGTTCTTTGAAATCAATTCACAAAAATTAACAACTTGATTTgcaatttgattttcaagtttatgaacattggagacgagtttgttgttttgggattcaatgacaaagatttggtgttgtaaagccttaatgatcatttgaaatttgagttcgttgtcaaaatatttgatttttttaatcaagttcgtcctccagactgatgatgtatctttctaaaaccaaggttggtaaatagattatacgccttttaggactattttgagcattcaaactttcaaaatcatTGAATAAATCGAGAGGTGTGTTATAATATGAACCATCTTTTCTCATGTAATTTGCATTTATTTTATCATAAATTAACGACACCTCACGTTTCATTTTTGTTGATCGATTGACTATTCTCTCCTCAATCTCACTTTCATTGGCAAAAGTGAGTCTCTCTGGCAAAGCTATCTTAATGTATCTACCATCATATAAATAAGGTTCGGCTTTGGAGATCTTGGACTGTATTTGAGGATTTTCAAACCCTAACCCCTGGTGTTTTTGGTAGGAGTTTTTGGGTCGATTTAAGAACAGAGCTTGTTTAGAAATGTGGCCATCTAAGACTACTTTAGCTTGGTCAGTTCTGTAAAGTTTTGCTTCAAGTAAACTTAGTTGGGTTTTCAAGTCTAAGTTTTCTGTAACTAACTTAGACCATTCAGTAGTCTTCTCGGCCAGGTCACTCAAAGGCTTTCTAGTGTTCTGTTCTACAGTCTCTAGGAAAAGTTTCTTAGAATCATTAAGCTTCTTAAGTTCTTTTTCAGCGTTGTTAACTTTTTCCGTGAGAACTGCATTTCTCAGTTTAAAATCCGTCCTTTCTATCCGTAGGGGTTTCACACTACTTTCTAGCTCTTTTAATTCAGTTACTTTGTCAGCCAGATCTTGTTTTATTTTCAAATAAGTATGATTTGACACTTTTGTTTCCAATTCTGATTTCAACCTAGAGTTATCATTTTTGAGTTCACTAATTTGACTAGCAAATGATCTAAGGTATCTATTCATCTTGGCAAAGTTGTCTACATACATATCAGGTAGTATAGGAAACACACATTCGTCATTAAAAGGCACAGATTCAGATTTGATGGGCAGTTTCATTGGGACATGTGGGAGTGGGGTATGACAAGCAGAGCTACATGCAATTGTATCATTTTGATCAAGAGGTGTTTCAGGACAAGTTCACAATACATCAGATATAAGCACAGAATTATTATGCATAGAATTGTAATATTCATGAGTAATATCAGTGTATAATTGTACCTCTTCCTCGACATTAGAGGACACGCAATCATCACGATTTTCCATGTTAACAGGACGGGTGTTCAACAAGGGGGTCAGGACAGACAAAGTTTACGAGCAAACCGCGAAACGACAAATAAACTTAAGAAATATCTCTTTTCTCCCCCTCGAAATATGATTCAcatgaatcaaattttgaaaatgAGGTTTCGTAGGTTTTCGTTAACTTTTCGTTAAGTATCAGTTAAGTGCAGGTTTTGGTTTTACCTCCAAAATTTTTCGACAAAAATTTATGTCGTAAAGTTTCGAGATATGAGCTAATATGTAACCGAGGGGTGGAGGAAAAATTTTGACTTTTCCTAAAATTTTCTGACAAATTTCGTTCAAAGTCGTGCTTTTTTGGGTGATTTTTCGGGCCAAAAAATTTTCTGTCGTGAaaatttaaatctcgcgtaaaaatgaTCTTTTAAATCCAagaaaaaatttaaattttacCCGAGTTTTCCCgcctttttacttttttttttttttttttttgtgtggatAAAGGGAGGGTTTAGTTTATAGGCAGGAAATTTTCAGGTTGTACACACAAAAATTTCGTACAGAAAACTTTTCGTACAGCTAGACTTTGGGTACacaaaaggatttcgtacacttaAACTTTAAATACAGTTAAACTTTTGGTACAGAAGAAGTTTTCGTACAGAAGGAGGTAACAGGTGAAGTTTTCGTACACCTGATTTCGTACAAAGTTTTCGTACAGCTGTTTTTGAGCAATGTTTTCGTACACTAATAAAGATTTTCGTACACAAACACTTTTCGTACAGTACACAAACTTTTCGTACACAAAGATCGTTTTCGTACAGCAGTTTTCATACAACAAATTTGGTGATGTTTTCGCACAGATTACAGCTGTTTTTCACACGTTTCAGGTTATCACATGGGTTTATGTACCTTCTTAAACCTTAATCCTAGGTTAATCTTCCTTTGTACTTGAAAGAAGCATGGGGTTTCACAAATAGTACATAGAAGTATACTAAGATGCTCTTGGGTATCCACAAAACTTTGGGAACACAATTATCCAACAAATATTGCGTTTATTTTAGTTGAAGATTAGTTGGAAAATGACTTGTAACCGAAACCGAATCAGATTATTGAGTTAATGAGCACAAAAGTTCAAGTTTTCGGGCAGCAATTAGCACAAACAAGGTTTTCGTACACACAAATATGGGGTTTTCGTACACACAAATATGGGGTTTTCGTACAGCAGCAAACTTTTCGGGCAGGTTGTTTTAGAACAAAAACACACTGTTTATCCCCTTGAATTTAAAATCTAATAAGCTCTAAGTCAGATTTCGATACAAACTCAAATATTTCACAAGTAAGAACAACACATGTAATGTTTTACAAGTGATATATAACCCACATATATGTTCGAAATGTTCAGTTTGCAGCAGTGATTATATGAAAGACTTTAACCAAACGAGTCAAAGATTTACCAAGAGTTCAAGTTTAACAAACAGtgagtttatatatgtatatattttaacaAGCTTTTCAAGTTTATGTGGTTAAATTAACATACAAAAAGTTATATGAACTTAAACCAAACAAAAACAGGGAGTTGAGTTTTGCAAGGTACCTAAACCGAAGTAGAGAGCACAAACACTTCAAAAACGCGATGGAGACCGTCGAGCCTTGGATCTTCTAGTCACGATGCctagacccgctctgataccaattgttagtcccaaTATGAAGATTACCGATCGGTTTTGTGAAGTATTAGTGGGTTTCGGTTGTTTAGATATGATAAGAACTAGAGAAAGTAATACTTGAGAGAATAACTAGAACATTATCATTAACTCAACTAGTTACAAATGAGAGTGGGATGTTGCTTTTATACTAGCAACCTCCAAGTGGTAACTTGACATGGTAAGTTACATTTACCATGGTAAACTAGCTAAAATACATTAATAAGTAAGCTAACTATTACATCAACACTAACTAAAACCGCATGCCACatataatagacaatattcattgtcaacaaacataatctttattatttatgtatttatctTGATCAAATATCAAACCAAAGTCAATCAGAAGAAGTAATTCATTCATTCGTAGTATACAGAAGTTGTGTAATAGACACACGAGACATGTTATTCTTTTATTAGCAAACTAATATGAAACATAACAATTCATTTCTACATACCAATTTATTGGAGCCGATCTCGAAAATTTAAGTGCCTAGAACGAGATGAAAAAAATGCTCGTAGCTCATAACGAATAATTAAAACTATTTAAAAAAGACCTTTAGACCGTAACGAATAttataaatatttcaaaaaatgtCATTTGGGCATTGCTAGAATGTTAATAAACtttgatttctttatttttattggttatttaattattatttttgaaTCTATTGTGTTTCGTCTTTATTGCTTCAATTGTGGTTTTTAGTTCCCGTGTATCTCAAATCTCTGATATGTCtatgtatatgaaaatattgatcTCCTTAAATCATAATCTGCGAGCGATCGATCACCTTATTCTTTCTCCGTCTCCTTACATTTTATCATTTAGGGAGTATGTATTACAAGTATCAATAATTACAATGCATATACAAAATACAAACACAAATACAGTTTACAACAAAATCCAAATCCAAATTAAACTTCAATACAAATacagataaaaaaaataaatatatacactAGTTTACAGGAAATCTTAATTAAACTCCAACAACCTGTTCTTAGACCATTCCCAACCCTGACTGTGACGTCACAGGCAGTTGGAACACTTTTTGACCAAAAAGTGCAATCTGATTCTGACTGGGCAGTGTTAGTTTCTGACATTTTTTAACACAAAATGTCAGTTTTCAGTGTCAGTTTCAGTAGGGTCCAACAGTTTTTAAATTTtgcattttttatatataatttaaaacatTATTTAATATTTGAAAAtaagatatttattaataataaaaacaaaatacaaataattaaataaaataattaataaacaacatacaatataaaataataataatcttaaagattacataaataaataaatactaattCGTTGGTCGAAATGCCGTTGGAAGATTCCAAATATGCTCGATTAAATCTTCAGTCAGCTGGTTAGTGACGAAAACTGACGCTGCGTTAACGGCCATCAGTTTTTGTCAGTTTTGGCCAGCAAGGACTGACCTTGCAAACCGACGCCCGGTTAGGAAACGTCTTATGAAAGAATCAAGAAAGCCCGTTGGCTTACTGGTAAAGTTTGATATATTAATCATGCCAAGTTTCAACCTTTCTTGGATAATTCAAGAAAATGGTCAAAGTTTAAGAGAAGGTTTATTTATTTTTCCTTTCAGGTCAACAATGCAAACACTCCTTTCATTCACCAAATTCCAACATCTATCTATAAAAGTACCAAGTTAACCCAAAAATAGAACAAGTAAAACCAGTTTCCATTGATTGGGGCTAAAGATAACCACATAAATATTACGTGTCACCAGCTGTATCCAATCATTGTCATCTAACCCCACATACCCTCTTTCACAATCATCTTCCAACCCAAATCATTTCATTAAAATCCAAAAAAACAAGAAACAAAACCACAAAAAAGAATCCATTATCCActcaatctctctttctctatcattattatattatatacgaATGTGTTTAAGGGTTTATATAAATAACATATACGGAGTAACTCTTGAACATTTGTATATTAAAAGTAAAGAATTTTAAGAGAAAGAGGGAGAGAGATTGATGGATTCCGGCAAGGTGGCGGCGGCGGCGATGACGGTGGCGGTTgatgaggaagaaaaagaaagattAATTGAGGTTTTGGATTTTGATAAGTTGTGTTCAAGGGTTGCAATGAAAACAAATCAAGGAAAATGGAATAATAAATTACAtgaagataataattattataataatcaagaatgttatgatgatgatgatgatgatgatgatgaaatggaagTATTGGAATTGGGAGGTGGAGGTGGTGTTTTTAGGATGTGGGAaggtgatcttgttgaatgttttgATGATCAACGTTTGCTTCTTCAATCATCATTGTAAGTTTTAAATAATTCATGTTTGTTAAGTGTATGTAAAAAGTATTTTTTGATGTAATaggtatattaattttaatattaattaatatcggttaatattaatattaaagggTAGATTAATAATTTACCAGAATTCTTTGATAACATTTTTAGTTTTAGTTGTAAACTATTAGATGAACTTTAAATTAGTGAATAAGTTAATAATCTTTGTCACAAACACCTTTTATCTATCAAGTTTATAATATGTTGACTTTCAAAGTCAAATAGGGAGAAGTCTTTTTGTCGTACTTATGTTCCAAAAGGTCCTTGTTCTTGGGATTAAATAGGTATAAAGAGACAGGGAGGGTGAGATTCCTCAAGAAACCAATATGGGGTAGCTTAAATGTGCCCCTATTTGAATTAATTAGTcataattcaattttttttttttagaaacaaaggtaaatgaagatATGATTAAAGGAATTTTTACAGAAACcctttcacaaaaaaaaaaaaaaaaaatgtaatttaTTCTAGAACAGAGGTTAATGAAAGACATAGTTATGTAATTTgcttaataaagatgatgatgacaaTCATGATTATAGTTTTGTGCTAAATATCCTTGATTATTGAGAGTAAAATCCACAAATTTCTGATTTGTGCAGCTGCCCATGGTATAGATTTGGGGAGAATATGAAACTAGCTGGTTTTGGTTCTTGTCTTCTTCAGGTACTGCTTTTCTATGAGAACTAATTTGTTTTTCGTTACAGATACACGCtgatatacatatatacttacTCGTGCATCCAGTTTTTAACATATTCTTGCAAACAGGGATTTGTTTACATAATCTTAGCTACAATTGTTCTGTGCAACTTTGTTGCATTTGCTGTCACAAAGAAGCATTGTTTCTTATATATTGGGGTTGCTTTTGTACTCTCCCTTGGAGCATACTTAGGCTTTCACCGCACTAAGATGAGAATCATATACATTTTGCTTTTGTATAATAGTTACGGAGCATTTGTTTTTCATAATACCTATGTGTTTGTAAATATCCGTAGTGAATACATATCAGGAAAACTTGACACTCTTTGACTTCACAGGTCAATTTTGCACATTTTTTAAACTTCTATACTAAATATTAATGTGACTTAGGTAACATTTTTGGATATATTGCATAAAAATGTCAAGGTTCATTATAAGCAATACAATATACTACGAATAAACCAGCGTTGGTGTTTAATCTTATGACAAAATTCAATGATTTCACATATGCAGTATACCATGTCTGACCTTGAAAGTCAATGTGTATGTTTAACTGATTATAGTATAACATTAGTTTTTGCATCTATTTTCTTGAAAGATATGGTTCTCTTGGACTTTATAGGTCAAGCAAGCTACATATGTATTTCGAATTGGATATAAAAATCAATTCTCTTTGAATTGCAACTTATCAATAGAAGCTTGTAACAACCAAAGGGCCATTGGCCTGTCTGGCGGTATCAAGATGCCCCTCTGACcttgaggtcgtgggttcaagtccTGTTGTGTAATATTCGTGTAAAAAAtcgtagtgtgtgtgtgtgtttgcctTTCGAAAAAATAGAAGGTTGTAACAATCAACAAAAACAAGTCAATAATTGAGTCAAGCAGCAAACAAGAACCTTATTATTAGTCTACATCTAAacggaccaaagtttgactttataAAGTATTTACTTGTGTAGCCTAGTGTATCAAATTTTATAATATTGATTCTACATATGCTTTATTTCTTCAGGGCAACAACAGTTCTTTAGATGACTGTTTATCCCACCTCATCTGCCCCTGCTGTACCTTGGCTCAGGTTAATTTTCTTTTCATCTCCGTTACATTGGTCCCACTATCAGTTCTTTGGTCTTAACTtggtgaaaataatgataatattaaaaactgGAATCGTTTATATTTgtcataataatcttgatgatcaggAATCAAGAACGTTGGAAATGAACAATGTTCATGATGGAATGTGGCATGGTCGTGGTGACACCATGTGTATTGGAACATATGTTGAAGGTGTCAAGGCATTTGAGCTAATTCCACCAGTAGTCGCCTCAATTAACTCCCCCCAACCTTAAATCGACCCCTAACATGAAATTCTGTACAAAATTTTGATATGAGAAGAGGTCGTCTCCCTCAAAAGCTCAAAGTGTGCATAGGTGCGATAAGAGGCCATCGTTGTTCATGTGGATCAAGAGCATTTCGCCATTGCTGTACAAGAATCAGAAGGAATGATATGGATATGTATACTTTGCAAATGTATATAAACTAATATGTAATTGTTGTTTCCAGTATTCATTAAATCAATAAAAACCATTGCAAGTTTACCGGATGTTTGAATAGAGGAAGGAATCTAACTAATCAGATATTTAGTTTATTACTACTAATCACAAACTTTACAGCTTTCTAACTTCATTTTTCTCTATTCACTCTGCCTTCTAAAATGGCGAGCAGCTATGACTATCTTTCGTAGCGAGCAGCTTAGCTTTCTAACCCTCAAATATCAACCCAACAACATAATTTGGCACAAAGAAAATCAATCCTGATTGTATATTACGCCAAAACAATTAACATTTTGGCACAATATAAAGAATTTAGCACAAAACAGGTTCAAACAAATAATTCTTTTAATGATATATGTGAAACGTTGCTACCTTTATTCTATTATTAATCCAACTCAAGGACACTGAGATAAAGCCTATAACGTTTGACCCCTTTCTTTTAGGTATTATGTCTTGTAGCCACTACGTCCATCATGTTTTAActttaaaagtatttttattttcaaaCTTTTAACTTTAAACTACTTTTTATGTGTTACATAATATTTTTGATAAACATTATTTTTTTTTAAGGCAAACTTACATACCTACCTAATACTAAcacgaatatatacaccacgaaatGTCCTTAGCAGGACTCGAACCCCTCAACATCAAagttgtaagggtgacctcgacaccgccaagccattggctctttggtaATTGATGAGCGTTACACCGTTAAAAAATATATTCAAAAACAAATCCATTGATAAATTTCAtcgaataatatataatacaaacgAAAATATTAAAAGTCGAAGTTGAAAGAAATAAGATCTCTAAAGTTAAAACATAACAATAAATATGGGACGAATGGAATAATATGAATGGAGAGAGATATAACTGCGTTGAAGTTGATGGAAAGTCAGCCAAACGTGACCCACTACGCCCTACAGATCAAATCAAATAATCCTTATTTTTTTATACGGATTATCCATTTTACAAAGAACTGGGACCGGAAAGCATGATAAATGGTGCTGGTACCGGATAGAATTACATGCAAGAAGACAAGAAGTGACAAAGAAAGGATGATCACTGAGCAAGAAAATTGGCGTCATAAGCAAAAGATGAATGGAAAGGTTCTTGGATGAAGCATGCCAGCAAGAAATGACGGATAAGGTTGTCGGATAAGAGCTTCCATGAAAAAAAAAACACCAAAGGAATAACTTAGTTTGCTTTTACACGTAAGCCCGTGTACTTGGTCAAACATATGTGTCATCCGGTAGCCTGCACACATGTTCCAAAATGTCAAGATAGTGGCACACGAGGGGAGCGTTTATGCCACGCCAGGGCGAATAACCAGGAAAGTTTGTTATGCACACAAGTGATACGTGTGCCACGTCACCCACTCATGTAACAAACTTTCTCGCCTATAAATAGACCTCATGGATCATTCATTCCAAAC includes these proteins:
- the LOC139852152 gene encoding uncharacterized protein — encoded protein: MDSGKVAAAAMTVAVDEEEKERLIEVLDFDKLCSRVAMKTNQGKWNNKLHEDNNYYNNQECYDDDDDDDDEMEVLELGGGGGVFRMWEGDLVECFDDQRLLLQSSFCPWYRFGENMKLAGFGSCLLQGNNSSLDDCLSHLICPCCTLAQESRTLEMNNVHDGMWHGRGDTMCIGTYVEGVKAFELIPPVVASINSPQP